In Flavobacteriales bacterium, the sequence CCACCAAGTTCGTCAATTATTCGGTTCGATTCGCACCTCTCTTCGAATTCACTTTTTTGAGATCGCGTGCCCATTCCTGCGGCAAGATTCGGCACATGCAGCACGTCCGCTCCAATTTTCAATCATCCAGCACGTCAAAATTCGGCACACGTAGCACGTCCTCTCCAATATTCAGCCACACAGCACGTCTACTCCAACCGTCAAGACCCAAATGGCGAATTGAAACACAAGTGCGAGACAATCCCTTTTTTAATAGCGGGCTGGCCTTATATGGTAAGGCGAAGACTTATCGCTGGCCCGAGGGACGAGGGAGCAGTGATGTGTCTGAAGCGATGACATACTTTCAATTTTACTGCGTACGCTAACTCGGCACTAGCAGAACGAGAGTATCTTTTCTAACCCCGATGCGTATATCAAAATAAACTACTTTTGATTGCTTAAGAATGAGAATCGCTTCTTTCATATTGTCCATCCTGTTCCTCGGCATCTCTGTGCTGCCATGCACCGATGGTATGGAGCAGGAACATGTGGAGGGCGAGATAGCAGTAGAGCATGTCACACATTCTCATTCAGACGCTGAGCACGAGCATGAGGATCATGGCGACCATGAAGACGGATGCTCCCCATTCTGTACTTGTTCTTGCTGCGGAATCGCTATTACAATGCCTCCTATTGGTGAAGAGCAGCGTAAGATCGACCATTCCTTGAACGACCATCGTTCCATTTGGATCGAAGACATCTCCATCGAAGTCCACTCCGATATCTGGCATCCCCCAGCCCGCTGTTAGTCTTAGTTCTTAGGTGAAGTGTGCCCTAGAAGGGCCACCTGACCTGAGTATTCTGGTAAGTCTAACACTCAATTTCATTTCATGTTCGATAAAATAATCGCCTACTCCGTGCGGAGTAAGCTCATGGTGGGGTTATTCACCTTTGCCTTGATCATTTGGGGGCTCTATTCGGCCACTCAGATACCCATTGATGCCGTACCTGACATCACTAATAATCAGGTACAGATCTACACCGTATCGCCTTCCTTGGCCACGCAAGAAGTGGAGCAGTTCATCACTACCCCGATCGAACTCTCTCTTCAGAACCTGCAGGACATCGAAGAGATCCGTTCAATATCCAAGTTCGGACTTTCGGTGATCACTGTGGTATTCGATGAGTCGCATGATATCTATCTGGCGCGACAGCTCATCACCGAGCGGATCAAAGAAGCAGAGGATGTGATACCCGATGGATATGGCACCCCGGAAATGGCTCCCATCTCTACCGGACTTGGTGAGATATACCAGTATGTGGTCAGACCTACCGAAGGGTATGAAGAGAAATATTCTCCCTCAGAACTCCGCTCTATCCAGGATTGGATTGTCAAAAGGCAATTGTCCGGTATTCCGGGAGTAGCCGAGGTGAATTCCATGGGTGGCTTTCTAAAACAGTACGAAGTAGCGGTCGATCCTGACCGTCTGAAGTCCATGGGACTCGATGTCACTGACATCTTCGATGCCATGGAGAAGAGCAATGAGAATACTGGCGGTGCCTATATCGAAAAAGGGCCCTTCACCTATTACATCCGTACGGAAGGGCTTGCCCGATCGCTTGAAGACATTGGGCGTATCGTGATCACGGTCAAGAACGGCATTCCCATCATTATCAGTGATGTGGCCGATGTAGGTTTTGGCAGGGCACCTCGCTATGGCGCGCTGGTGCGCAACGGAGAAGAAGTCGTGGGTGGTAAGGTGATGATGTTCAAAGGGGCCAACTCGGCCGAGGTGACCGAACTGGTGAAGGAACGGGTAGAACAGATACAAGGATCCTTGCCCGAAGGAGTTGTGATCGAACCGTATCTGGTGCGAGACAAATTGGTGAGCAGCGCGATCGGAACGGTCGAGAAGAATCTGATCGAAGGTGGACTGATCGTCATTCTCATCCTGATCCTCATGCTCGGTAATTGGCGGGCCGGGCTGATTGTGGCCTCAGTAATTCCTCTTTCCATGCTATTCGCTTTGGCCATGATGAACCTGCTCGGTATCTCTGCCAATCTCATGAGTTTGGGAGCCATCGACTTCGGACTTATCGTGGATGGGGCGATCATCATTGTGGAGTCCATCGTTCATCGCTTGCATGTCCGATTCGGAGGTAAACGGCTGACTGCATCGCAGATGGATGAGGAAGTAATCGAGTCTTCGCAGAAGATCAGAAGCTCGGCCGCATTTGGAGAGATCATCATTCTCATGGTCTATATCCCGATCCTTGCGCTTGTAGGGATCGAGGGCAAGATGTTCAAACCCATGGCACAAACGGTCATGCTCGCCATCGGTGGTGCATTGATCCTCTCGCTGACCTATGTCCCTATGATGACTGCCCTGTTCATGAACAAGAAAGTATCTACAAAAAAGACTTTGGCCGACAAGATCAATGGCTTCTTCCTCAGGTTCTACGTCCCAACTTTGGAATATGCACTGAAGACGAAGGTCGCCTTTGTTGCAGCGGTAGTTGTACTCTTCATTGTCAGTCTTGTCGGATTCAATCGTCTGGGAGGAGAATTCATACCGACCCTCGAAGAAGGTGATCTAGCCCTGCAGCACATTTTGCCTCCAGGGAGTTCATTGAGCCAGAGCGTGGAAACGGCTAGTATGATCCAAAATAAACTGATGGCCGATATTCCTGAGATCACCGATGCGGTGGTCAATATCGGATCGGCTGAAATCCCTACGGACCCCATGCCAGTGGAGATCGGAGACTATGTCCTTGTCATGACTCCTCGTAAGGAATGGGTGACTGCCAATGATAGACCCGGCATGTTTGAGGCCATCGAGGAATCTCTGTCGAGCATACCTGGTGTAGGCTATGAATTCTCCCAGCCCATTCAGCTCCGTTTCAACGAATTGATGCCCGGCACCAAGGCCGACATTGCCATCAAAATCTACGGTGAAGACCTTGACCTACTCTATTCCAAGGCAAAAGAAGCGGAGCAATTGATCGCACCGATCGATGGGGTCGGAACGGTGAATGTGGAACAGACGATCGGAATGCCGCAGATCTTCATCCGTTATGACTATGCAAAACTCGCTCAGTATGGACTCCATGTAGCCGAGGTCAATCGCATTGTGCGATCTGCTTTTGCAGGAGAAAAAGCGGGCGTGATCTATGAAGGAGAAAAACGCTTCGATCTGGTGATCCGCTTTGATGATAGCGAGCGCACCGATATCCAAGATGTGAGCGAGCTGTTCATTACCCTCAACAATGGTCAACAAGTTCCTCTAAGTAATATGGCTGAAGTAGAGCTGATCAATGCACCGATGCAGATCTCCAGAGACAATACGAATAGGCGTATCGTCATCGGGGTCAATGCAGGAGATACCGATGTGGAGTCATTGGTCGGCTCGATACAGACCGAACTCGATCAATTGGAACTGCCTCCTGGTTATTATGTGACCTATGGTGGTCAGTTTGAGAATCTAAGAGCCGCAAATGCGCGATTGATGATCGCAGTGCCTATCGCATTGGCGATCATCTTCCTATTGCTCTATTTCACTTTCGGATCCATGGCTCAAGCAGGATTGATCTTCAGCGCTATCCCGTTATCGGCCATCGGTGGTGTTGCCGCGCTCTATCTGCGTGGTATGCCCTTCAGCATATCAGCGGGAATCGGATTCATCGCGCTATTCGGTGTGGCGGTGCTCAATGGGATCGTACTCATCGGCTATTTCAATCAACTCAAAAATGAAGGTATGACAGATATACGCGAACGCATACGTGTCGGAACCAAAGTCCGCTTACGACCAGTGATCATGACAGCATCAGTAGCCTCTCTCGGTTTCCTACCGATGGCACTTTCCAATTCTGGAGGAGCCGAGGTACAACGACCATTGGCCACCGTGGTCATCGGGGGCCTGATCAGCGCTACCTTCCTGACGTTGATCATTCTGCCTATTCT encodes:
- a CDS encoding CusA/CzcA family heavy metal efflux RND transporter, which translates into the protein MFDKIIAYSVRSKLMVGLFTFALIIWGLYSATQIPIDAVPDITNNQVQIYTVSPSLATQEVEQFITTPIELSLQNLQDIEEIRSISKFGLSVITVVFDESHDIYLARQLITERIKEAEDVIPDGYGTPEMAPISTGLGEIYQYVVRPTEGYEEKYSPSELRSIQDWIVKRQLSGIPGVAEVNSMGGFLKQYEVAVDPDRLKSMGLDVTDIFDAMEKSNENTGGAYIEKGPFTYYIRTEGLARSLEDIGRIVITVKNGIPIIISDVADVGFGRAPRYGALVRNGEEVVGGKVMMFKGANSAEVTELVKERVEQIQGSLPEGVVIEPYLVRDKLVSSAIGTVEKNLIEGGLIVILILILMLGNWRAGLIVASVIPLSMLFALAMMNLLGISANLMSLGAIDFGLIVDGAIIIVESIVHRLHVRFGGKRLTASQMDEEVIESSQKIRSSAAFGEIIILMVYIPILALVGIEGKMFKPMAQTVMLAIGGALILSLTYVPMMTALFMNKKVSTKKTLADKINGFFLRFYVPTLEYALKTKVAFVAAVVVLFIVSLVGFNRLGGEFIPTLEEGDLALQHILPPGSSLSQSVETASMIQNKLMADIPEITDAVVNIGSAEIPTDPMPVEIGDYVLVMTPRKEWVTANDRPGMFEAIEESLSSIPGVGYEFSQPIQLRFNELMPGTKADIAIKIYGEDLDLLYSKAKEAEQLIAPIDGVGTVNVEQTIGMPQIFIRYDYAKLAQYGLHVAEVNRIVRSAFAGEKAGVIYEGEKRFDLVIRFDDSERTDIQDVSELFITLNNGQQVPLSNMAEVELINAPMQISRDNTNRRIVIGVNAGDTDVESLVGSIQTELDQLELPPGYYVTYGGQFENLRAANARLMIAVPIALAIIFLLLYFTFGSMAQAGLIFSAIPLSAIGGVAALYLRGMPFSISAGIGFIALFGVAVLNGIVLIGYFNQLKNEGMTDIRERIRVGTKVRLRPVIMTASVASLGFLPMALSNSGGAEVQRPLATVVIGGLISATFLTLIILPILYSWFERWSERRKKGSSINGAITVLLLCLASTSIQAQTEAVTLDQALQMAMENNPEIRAADLQVDQAAQLKKIGYGLGNTDLYYQGDGQGEPNGQQVEMFGVDQAIPLPMAAMARDRLQEAELDIANTSKAITQAKLKAEVEILYRAIQTRAAQVELYDRVDSLYQKNLRRAETRVELGEVNQVELMAIRSRAKAVSTELLRARRDLESSQMRLQLLMGSSLLPMAESLDADILLEGAQPNSTSPLLQRSVLEKERQTALLKMKKAALAPEATIGYSSQDYFEGGRLYGFQVGLSIPLLNNVYRKEAKAQRIGLELADSQIEATRMRIDMRRSELDYLMTSEANTIREYQELVEDIDPEMVRISQLNYEAGTIGYLELLNALDLSLSNYQIYAEAVRAYSRAKTLRTTLY